The window GATGTTATGCAACACCTTTTGCCTTGTGTGTGCAAGGGGGTTGtctttgtgtacgtgtgtgcgcacAACTGGTTTCCCCAGCCCGGCATCTCACCCCCAAAAATGACGGGATTCTCTGTGGAAGGCAAAGGTTGCCCATAGCAACGGCTCTCATTGTCAAATCATTggatggcacacacacacgaggtaaaggggggggggattaggcAGGGCACCgggttaaaaatataaaatcagAAGTCTCTCACAGACTCGCACCCACGTGCACAAAGCGAGCGCACTTCTTCCCAAAAGGTGCGCCAGGCCCAGACATGCTGGAGGGGAGGGCGGGGGCGCTCGAGTTTCCAGCGTCCATTATGGCTTTATTGGCTTTTAAAGGCATCGGGTTTCCTGCGTCTGGAACCGGCAGGCGGGGAGGAGCTGCCTCTACTCCGTTTTCATCTTTGCACAATTAGCATTACACAAGCTAGCTCCCCCcgcccctcctccccctccaaccaccaccagcagcaatCCCCCCCGCTACCCCAGGAAGAGATTTAGATTTGCcggggagataaaaaaaaatgcgctTTGGTCACATCCGATTGAGTTTTCCAGCACCTCCGGCTAAACGCAGCAGcgcctcttctgtttttttgccACGTTTTCAGCTCATTAGCAGATAAATGATCAGGAAGGTTTGTGTGTAAAGAGGCTAATTCAAGTGACAACACTGCATAGCATCATCACCCCGCCTTGCTGTCAAGGCAGGTTGCGCAGTGATGTCGGGTTGCGTTGATGCTCTGCCGTCACCAAGCGGCAGCCATCTTGCGACCGCCATCTTGCCTCCAATCACATTCTGTGCTTTTCTCTCACGCAGGGACAGACGTGGTCGTTGGTCGATGACGAGGGCTCGACGGCGGACGACTTTTACGATGACGAGGACCTCTACTCGGGATCCGGCTCtggatgtgagtgtgtgtgtgtgtgtacatgtatgTACATACATGTGtttgtatgtttttgtgtgtgtttgtgtgtgtgtgtcactctgCTGACCCACTCCGTACCCACATTCACACAAAGTTGACCTCTTCCCTGAGATCTTGTTTGCGCTAATCAGATTAAAGTCCACACAGATGAGAGCGTCACGCAGCGACCTGGCCCGGACCAGCCCGGTGCGTGTTGTCTGGCGTGCTTCGCAGTTAGCCGCTTAGTCCAAAGCGCATTGCTGTAATTGGGCCTGATGTTCTGGTCAGCACCCACGAGCAGACCACGCTGGCCGCCAACCAACCGAAATTTAAATTTGGATCTGATCCAGATTGCACTTGGAAACAATGTAAACAACAGCCGTGTGAAAATGACTTCATGCATGcactctgttttgtgttttgaagTCCCTGCTGGAAGTTTGCACTCTTGTTCTTTTTCTAGCGTTCCGTCATCTTTGAAATTTGACTTTGCACAATGATGATAAAAAAGCTTGACGGGCATAATCGGCTTAGCCGTTTTTTTGCATCTTGTTGGAGCGCCAACCAACGGAAACGCACTCGACTCGGTGCAGGTAATGAGAGCCCAAACCGCTGCCTGGAAAATTGCTTTAAGTCCACCGACGTTGATACGGATcagtcggcggcggcggctcgtcTCGCTTTTGGACAGGGGCTCCATTGTGGGACGCCGTTTTGTAATATCCTCTCCTGCCCACATGCCTTTGTGAGCCCACATTCAATTTGCTCCTCTTTCAAGCGCCGCTCAAACGCAATGAAAGCTACGCCGGGAAAATGAATCTCCTCTCCGCACTTGTTTCATCGTCACACTTGTGCTTCACGCTGCAGTCATCGCGGGAAACTGCCAGAGTGGATTGGAACAAAGCTGCGGACAGTTTGGTTTCTCCTCACAACTGGGGTTGGAAATGAGCAAAACGCTGGCCTCGACAAAAAGTTGCATTCAAATCTTCCGCTCTGTTTGTTCCAGTTCCCGACATCAGCGTGAGGCCGACGTCCGTGTCGCTATCTTCCACCACGGAGGATCCTGTTCCCCAGTCCACCACTCAGGCCACAAGCCCTGCCCCCTCGGCCGCACCCGCGGCCGAGCCCAGCGCTGACCCCACCGTCACCGCTACGACTGGCGCCCCTACGACCGCCGCTCCCACCACCGTCATCGCCACTTCTTCCGCCGCCTCCACCGTCCTGCCGACCGAAGCGGACGGCGAGAGCGGCGCCTTCTGGGAACTGGAGTTGGAGAAGGAGAAGCAGCTGGAGAGGGAGCGCGAGCGAGAACGGGAGCGCGAGCGGGTTCGAGAGATGGAGCGCCAGCGGGAGAGAGAGCGGGAGCGTGAACGGGAACGGGAACGAGAGCGCCAGCGGGAGCGGGAGAGAGAGCTAGAACGCATAcgggccgccgctgccgcccagACCACCGCCGCCCCTAAATCCTCAGCTCCCGTCGCCACGGTAACAAcgcccaaagaagaagaagaggaggatgtgTACCTGTCGCCGGAAACCACGTCAGACGTGGATATCACCACAAAGGAGGACGTGCCGACCACGGAGGagcccaccgccgccgccaccaccaccactgctGCCCCGCCCAGCAGCACCCTCAAGACCCGGTTCTCCTTCAGGCCCAGGGTCCCCGCGGCGACCACCACGCTGAGGACGCCCACCACGGTGAGAACGCCTACGGAGAGAAGCACGCGCCCACCGCAGCCTACAGCCAGCACACAGGTGAGCCATTTCAAATAATTACCTCCAGAAAATTCTTTTGGGTtgcgtgttttttattttatgtgcaAGTTACAAGCAAG of the Syngnathus typhle isolate RoL2023-S1 ecotype Sweden linkage group LG20, RoL_Styp_1.0, whole genome shotgun sequence genome contains:
- the sdc3 gene encoding syndecan-3 yields the protein MRLLPGLLLLALAAAPRVHVAAGQTWSLVDDEGSTADDFYDDEDLYSGSGSGFPDISVRPTSVSLSSTTEDPVPQSTTQATSPAPSAAPAAEPSADPTVTATTGAPTTAAPTTVIATSSAASTVLPTEADGESGAFWELELEKEKQLERERERERERERVREMERQRERERERERERERERQRERERELERIRAAAAAQTTAAPKSSAPVATVTTPKEEEEEDVYLSPETTSDVDITTKEDVPTTEEPTAAATTTTAAPPSSTLKTRFSFRPRVPAATTTLRTPTTVRTPTERSTRPPQPTASTQGNNELAAVGPSGDFEMSEDQRNELGRGLAPEEPDLAGNTVDGGSSAAQLPQKNILERKEVLIAVIVGGVVGALFAAFLVMLLVYRMKKKDEGSYTLEEPKQATVTYQKPDKQEEFYA